The Altererythrobacter sp. Root672 genome includes a window with the following:
- a CDS encoding heavy metal translocating P-type ATPase, whose product MTAVALAHPSTGRTTLAVPGAHCAGCMSKIERGLAALPGVTGARVNLSARMVSVNHEAGLDRRGLVQALADLGFEAQARVDGPARADSAVRQFLAPLAVAGFAAMNVMLLSVSVWSGADGSTRDLFHWLSALIGVPAIAYAGQPFFRSAWGALRKGRTNMNVPISLGVLIATGLSLYETMVHGRHAWFDGALMLLTFLLAGRALDAMMRDRARAGVDALISQAPQGATVIGEDGTLTWQATDALRPGMVLRVVAGERLAADGEIVSGTSQFDQSLLTGESRPIAARAGDQVLAGTLNLTGPVDVRVSHTGHDTTLAEIVRLMEASTQNRSRYVRLADRASRLYAPAVHTLAALSVVGWLIGGASLYQALVIGVAVLIITCPCALGLAVPVAQVVSCGALMRAGIMVKDGSALERIALVDRALFDKTGTLTMSRPEPDPKVLASFDPVAASVALALASHSGHPLSRALAAALTAAGHRAAEIDTVEERPGDGVFARWLGLDVALRRPEAANGIAVSLHIEGRPPWLIPYDYHLRPDYAQALAELRDLGVEASIVSGDNVAAVAEVARMTGLSAQANASPGDKQALIGRLQAAGRRVLMVGDGLNDGPALAAADASLAPGSASDVGFQAADLVYTRDSLLSIPQAVRAARATTRVVKQNFALAIGYNVLAVPLAMAGLVTPLLAAVAMSTSSLVVIANSLRLVRAAR is encoded by the coding sequence ATGACCGCCGTTGCGCTTGCACACCCTTCGACAGGACGGACGACGCTGGCCGTCCCCGGTGCCCATTGCGCCGGGTGCATGAGCAAGATCGAGCGGGGCCTAGCCGCGCTTCCTGGGGTTACCGGGGCGCGGGTCAACCTTTCGGCCCGCATGGTCTCGGTCAACCATGAAGCGGGGCTGGATCGGCGCGGGCTGGTGCAAGCGCTGGCGGACCTCGGTTTCGAGGCCCAGGCCCGCGTCGATGGCCCGGCACGCGCGGACTCCGCGGTGAGGCAATTCCTGGCGCCGCTGGCAGTGGCCGGCTTCGCAGCGATGAACGTCATGCTGCTGTCTGTCAGCGTGTGGTCGGGCGCCGATGGTTCGACTCGCGACCTGTTCCACTGGCTCAGCGCCCTGATCGGCGTTCCCGCGATTGCCTATGCCGGGCAGCCGTTCTTCCGGTCCGCTTGGGGAGCGCTGCGCAAGGGCCGCACCAACATGAACGTGCCGATCAGCCTGGGTGTCCTCATCGCCACCGGCCTGAGCCTTTACGAAACGATGGTTCATGGCAGGCACGCCTGGTTCGACGGCGCGCTGATGCTGCTGACCTTCCTGCTGGCTGGCCGGGCGCTCGACGCGATGATGCGCGACCGGGCGCGGGCCGGCGTCGATGCCCTGATCAGCCAGGCGCCGCAGGGCGCGACCGTGATCGGTGAAGACGGAACCCTCACCTGGCAGGCCACCGATGCCCTGCGTCCGGGAATGGTCCTGCGCGTCGTAGCTGGCGAGCGCCTTGCCGCAGACGGTGAGATCGTCAGCGGGACGAGCCAGTTCGACCAGTCGCTGCTGACCGGCGAGAGCCGCCCGATCGCGGCCCGCGCGGGCGATCAAGTCCTTGCCGGTACCCTCAATCTCACCGGTCCCGTCGACGTGCGGGTAAGCCACACCGGCCACGATACGACACTGGCCGAGATCGTGCGCCTGATGGAGGCGAGTACACAGAACAGGTCGCGCTACGTCCGCCTGGCGGACCGGGCGTCGCGGCTCTACGCGCCCGCCGTCCACACGCTGGCGGCGCTGTCGGTCGTGGGCTGGTTGATTGGCGGGGCAAGCCTCTACCAGGCGCTGGTGATCGGCGTGGCCGTGCTGATCATCACGTGTCCTTGCGCCTTGGGCCTGGCGGTTCCGGTGGCGCAGGTCGTGTCCTGCGGCGCCCTGATGCGGGCGGGGATCATGGTCAAGGACGGCTCGGCGCTCGAACGGATCGCGTTGGTCGACAGGGCTCTTTTCGACAAGACCGGCACCCTGACGATGAGCCGGCCAGAGCCCGATCCGAAGGTGCTGGCTTCCTTCGATCCCGTGGCGGCGTCGGTTGCCTTGGCTCTGGCGTCGCATAGTGGGCATCCCCTCTCGCGTGCGCTGGCGGCGGCGCTCACCGCTGCCGGACATCGTGCCGCGGAAATCGATACGGTGGAGGAGCGGCCGGGCGACGGCGTTTTCGCCCGGTGGCTGGGGCTCGACGTTGCGCTCCGCCGCCCTGAGGCTGCGAATGGCATCGCGGTGAGCCTTCACATCGAAGGCAGGCCGCCCTGGTTGATCCCTTACGACTATCACTTGCGGCCGGATTATGCCCAGGCGCTGGCCGAGTTGCGCGATCTTGGCGTCGAAGCCTCGATCGTGTCCGGCGACAATGTTGCGGCCGTGGCAGAGGTTGCTCGGATGACAGGGCTTAGCGCTCAGGCCAACGCCTCGCCGGGAGACAAGCAGGCCCTGATCGGGAGGCTGCAAGCGGCGGGCCGGCGCGTGCTGATGGTCGGGGATGGCCTTAACGATGGCCCCGCGCTCGCCGCTGCCGATGCCTCGCTCGCACCGGGTTCGGCAAGCGACGTGGGCTTCCAGGCGGCCGATCTGGTTTACACTCGGGATTCGCTACTTTCGATCCCGCAAGCGGTCAGGGCGGCACGAGCGACGACGCGGGTGGTAAAGCAGAACTTCGCGCTAGCGATCGGGTACAATGTCCTGGCCGTCCCGCTCGCCATGGCAGGTTTGGTGACCCCGCTGCTGGCGGCGGTCGCCATGTCGACCAGTTCGCTCGTCGTGATAGCGAATTCGCTGCGGTTGGTCAGGGCCGCGCGATGA
- a CDS encoding FixH family protein: MSRQFTGWHMATILVAFFGIVIAVNFTMARYASSTFGGIVVENSYVASQKFNGWLDAAKAQEALGWNAVTTWRPDGRLAVAVTGAPAGTKLTGVARHPLGRVADIPIAFGGIGERRFLSREALPEGRWILRLELVQNGQVWRREETVQ, from the coding sequence ATGAGCAGGCAATTCACCGGGTGGCACATGGCTACGATCCTCGTGGCCTTCTTCGGCATAGTGATCGCGGTCAACTTCACGATGGCGCGCTATGCCTCGTCGACCTTCGGCGGCATCGTGGTCGAGAACTCCTACGTCGCCAGCCAGAAGTTCAATGGCTGGCTCGATGCCGCGAAAGCGCAGGAGGCTCTGGGCTGGAACGCTGTAACCACATGGCGGCCCGACGGGCGGCTGGCGGTGGCGGTGACTGGCGCTCCTGCGGGCACCAAGCTCACCGGTGTCGCCCGCCATCCGCTAGGGCGCGTAGCCGACATTCCCATCGCATTCGGCGGTATCGGGGAACGGCGCTTCCTTTCGCGTGAGGCTTTGCCCGAGGGCCGCTGGATCCTGAGGCTCGAACTGGTCCAGAATGGCCAGGTGTGGCGACGCGAGGAGACGGTGCAATGA
- the ccoG gene encoding cytochrome c oxidase accessory protein CcoG, translating into MSSVEQIAPERPTKLFAKRQSVHPRRIDGPFRRFKWLVMFVTLAIYYGTPWLRWDRGPYAPDQAVLIDLANQRFYMFGIEIWPHEFYFVAGLLIMAGIGLFLVTSAVGRAWCGYSCPQTVWTDLFQHVDRFVDGDRNARMRLDAAPWSAGKAARRAFKWTIYLVIAFWTGGAWIMYFADAPTLTRDFWNGDAASVAYGTVAVLTATTFWLGGFMREQVCIYMCPWPRIQGALIDEKSLIVTYKDWRGEPRGSVKKAEKDPGAFGDCIDCNLCVAVCPTGYDIRKGPDVACITCSLCIDACDRVMKEVGRPRGLIDYATLEDCRHEAAGGQPRPAWRTLLRPRTVIYFTIWAGIGLALLFALGTRTHLGISVEPDRNPSFMLLSDGSVRNAYTVKLRNMQSRPRALQLELEGIPAAEMWTDDMPRQEAARKIVREIPPDTTLPLRVYVIAPPGSPPQAFGFAATTQGERPERAASETRFEAPENER; encoded by the coding sequence ATGAGCAGCGTTGAGCAGATAGCTCCCGAAAGGCCCACCAAGCTCTTCGCCAAGCGACAGTCCGTCCATCCCCGGCGGATCGACGGACCGTTCCGCCGCTTCAAGTGGCTGGTGATGTTCGTCACCCTGGCGATCTACTACGGCACCCCGTGGCTGCGCTGGGATCGCGGTCCCTATGCGCCGGACCAGGCGGTGTTGATCGACCTCGCCAACCAGCGCTTCTACATGTTCGGCATCGAGATCTGGCCGCACGAATTCTACTTCGTTGCTGGCCTTTTGATCATGGCCGGGATCGGCCTGTTCCTGGTCACCAGCGCCGTCGGGCGCGCGTGGTGCGGCTATTCGTGCCCGCAGACGGTGTGGACCGATCTGTTCCAGCACGTCGACCGCTTCGTCGACGGAGACCGCAACGCCCGCATGCGGCTCGATGCCGCGCCGTGGAGCGCCGGCAAGGCGGCCCGGCGGGCGTTCAAGTGGACGATCTACCTTGTCATCGCCTTTTGGACCGGCGGCGCGTGGATCATGTACTTCGCCGACGCGCCGACGCTGACGCGCGACTTCTGGAACGGCGACGCAGCTTCTGTGGCTTATGGGACGGTTGCGGTACTGACCGCCACGACCTTCTGGCTCGGCGGTTTCATGCGTGAACAGGTGTGCATCTACATGTGCCCCTGGCCGCGCATCCAGGGCGCGCTGATCGACGAGAAGTCGCTGATCGTCACCTACAAGGATTGGCGCGGAGAGCCCCGCGGCAGCGTCAAGAAGGCCGAGAAGGATCCCGGCGCTTTCGGCGACTGCATCGACTGCAACTTGTGCGTGGCGGTCTGTCCGACCGGCTACGACATCCGCAAGGGGCCGGACGTCGCCTGCATAACCTGCTCGCTGTGCATCGACGCTTGCGACCGGGTGATGAAGGAGGTCGGCCGGCCGCGCGGGCTGATCGACTACGCCACACTCGAGGATTGCCGCCACGAGGCGGCAGGTGGCCAACCCCGCCCGGCCTGGCGCACGCTGCTGCGGCCGCGGACGGTGATCTACTTCACGATCTGGGCGGGTATCGGGCTCGCCCTGCTGTTCGCCCTGGGCACGCGCACGCATCTGGGGATCTCGGTCGAGCCCGACCGGAACCCCTCGTTCATGCTGCTCAGCGACGGTAGCGTGCGGAACGCCTACACCGTCAAGCTGCGCAACATGCAGAGCCGGCCCCGCGCGCTGCAGCTTGAGCTTGAGGGTATTCCCGCAGCCGAGATGTGGACTGACGACATGCCCCGGCAGGAAGCCGCCCGGAAGATCGTCCGCGAGATACCGCCCGACACCACGCTGCCGCTGCGGGTCTACGTCATCGCGCCGCCCGGCAGCCCACCCCAGGCCTTTGGCTTCGCCGCCACGACGCAGGGCGAGCGACCTGAGCGGGCGGCCAGCGAAACCAGGTTCGAAGCGCCGGAGAACGAACGATGA
- the ccoP gene encoding cytochrome-c oxidase, cbb3-type subunit III, which translates to MANRRLDEATGTETVGHEWDGIEELDTPMPRWWLWTFFATVVFAVGYAIAYPAWPLVEKGTEGVLGWTSRGEFAREMQHERDGRAALMAQLTATPIERLADDPELMRAAVAGGRAAFKVNCVQCHGSGAAGSAGYPNLNDDDWLWGGDLKTIEYTLLHGIRQPGEDTTRTSLMPAFGGALSSEQIGQVADHVLSFSGKAKDNAAGAQLFADNCAACHGPAGTGNRELGAPNLADAIWLYGGTSESIAQQIRQPRHGVMPAWQHRLDPVTIRMLAAYVHSLGGGEQFVEVAANAADQADEQR; encoded by the coding sequence ATGGCGAATAGGCGCCTCGACGAAGCGACCGGTACCGAGACCGTCGGTCACGAATGGGACGGCATCGAGGAGCTCGATACGCCGATGCCGCGCTGGTGGTTGTGGACCTTCTTCGCGACAGTGGTTTTCGCAGTCGGCTACGCCATTGCCTATCCGGCCTGGCCGCTGGTCGAGAAGGGCACGGAAGGTGTGCTCGGGTGGACCAGCCGCGGCGAGTTCGCCCGCGAGATGCAGCACGAACGCGATGGCCGTGCGGCGTTGATGGCGCAGCTCACAGCCACGCCGATCGAACGCCTGGCCGACGATCCCGAGCTTATGCGGGCCGCGGTCGCTGGCGGCCGCGCGGCGTTCAAGGTGAACTGCGTCCAGTGCCATGGATCGGGCGCCGCGGGTTCGGCTGGCTATCCCAATCTCAACGACGATGACTGGTTGTGGGGCGGGGACCTCAAGACCATCGAATACACGCTTCTCCACGGCATTCGCCAACCGGGCGAGGACACGACGCGAACCAGCCTCATGCCGGCTTTCGGCGGTGCGCTCAGTTCGGAGCAGATCGGGCAAGTGGCCGATCACGTCCTGAGCTTTTCAGGCAAGGCCAAGGACAACGCCGCGGGCGCGCAGTTGTTCGCGGATAACTGCGCCGCCTGTCACGGCCCCGCGGGCACCGGCAATCGCGAGCTCGGTGCGCCTAACCTGGCGGATGCGATCTGGCTTTACGGCGGCACTAGCGAGAGCATCGCCCAGCAGATCCGTCAGCCGCGCCACGGTGTGATGCCCGCCTGGCAGCACCGCCTCGATCCGGTGACCATCCGCATGCTGGCGGCCTACGTCCATTCGCTGGGGGGCGGTGAGCAATTCGTGGAGGTTGCCGCGAACGCGGCAGATCAGGCCGATGAGCAGCGTTGA
- a CDS encoding cbb3-type cytochrome c oxidase subunit 3, with the protein MSAHSTYDMLRHLADSWGLLAMLLVFLALALWPFRPGAGRRNHDAANLIFKDDHDGE; encoded by the coding sequence GTGAGCGCGCATTCGACTTACGACATGCTGCGCCACCTCGCTGACAGCTGGGGCCTCTTGGCGATGCTGCTGGTGTTCCTGGCGCTGGCGCTCTGGCCGTTCCGCCCCGGTGCCGGGCGACGCAACCACGATGCGGCGAACCTGATTTTCAAGGATGACCACGATGGCGAATAG
- the ccoO gene encoding cytochrome-c oxidase, cbb3-type subunit II yields the protein MTGLAQRHKKLERNVTLLALGAFVTVAIGGIVEIAPLFWIDNTIEKVDGMRPYTPLEQAGRDIYIREGCYACHSQMIRPFRDEAERYGHYSLAAESMFDHPFQWGSKRTGPDLARVGGRYSDEWHVQHLKNPQSMVPETVMPRYGFLADTALDVGDPEARLRALRRVGVPYTDRDLERAIADITAQADPEADAGDLATRYPKAQIRDFDGDPTRLTEMDALVAYLQMLGTLVDVNAAAAQEELAQETGR from the coding sequence ATGACCGGTTTGGCCCAGCGCCATAAGAAGCTCGAACGCAACGTGACGCTGCTTGCCCTTGGCGCGTTCGTCACCGTCGCGATCGGTGGCATCGTCGAGATCGCGCCGCTGTTCTGGATCGACAACACGATCGAGAAAGTGGACGGCATGCGGCCCTACACTCCGCTCGAACAGGCGGGCCGCGACATCTACATTCGCGAAGGCTGCTACGCCTGCCACAGCCAGATGATCCGCCCGTTCCGCGACGAGGCCGAGCGCTATGGCCACTACAGCCTGGCGGCGGAATCGATGTTCGACCACCCGTTCCAGTGGGGCTCCAAGCGCACAGGGCCGGACCTTGCGCGCGTCGGGGGGCGCTATTCCGACGAGTGGCATGTCCAGCACCTGAAAAACCCGCAAAGCATGGTGCCGGAAACGGTGATGCCCCGGTACGGCTTCCTGGCCGATACCGCCCTCGACGTTGGCGATCCCGAAGCGCGGCTGCGGGCGCTGCGGCGGGTTGGGGTGCCGTACACCGACCGCGACCTTGAGAGGGCGATCGCCGATATCACCGCGCAAGCCGACCCCGAGGCCGATGCAGGCGATCTCGCGACCCGTTACCCGAAAGCGCAGATCCGCGACTTCGATGGCGATCCCACGCGCCTGACCGAGATGGATGCGCTGGTGGCCTACCTGCAGATGCTCGGCACCCTGGTCGATGTGAACGCCGCTGCCGCGCAAGAGGAACTGGCGCAGGAGACCGGGCGGTGA
- the ccoN gene encoding cytochrome-c oxidase, cbb3-type subunit I: MDTVVARTGFWFVVILLAIVAVALSQDAGYAAHMTIVALAAGVCLVVSMTNVDYTAVANGILRVPADPSRYDDDPIRWGVIATVFWGIVGFLAGVFIALQLAYPQLNFEPYLNFGRVRPLHTSAVIFAFGGNALIATSFYVVQRTCRARLAFPQLARFVFWGYQLFIVLAASGYLLGVTQSKEYAEPEWYVDWWLTIVWLAYLAVFVGTIIKRSEPHIYVANWFYLAFIITVAMLHVVNNLDMPVSLLGSKSYPLFAGVQGALVQWWYGHNAVGFFLTAGFLAMMYYFVPKQAERPIYSYRLSIIHFWSLIFLYIWAGPHHLHYTALPDWAQTLGMVFSIMLWMPSWGGMINGLMTLNGAWDKIRTDPIIRMMVMSLAFYGMSTFEGPLMSIKSVNSLSHYTDWTIGHVHSGALGWNGLITFAAVYYLVPRLWGRERLYSLRMVNWHFWLATMGIVFYAGSMWVAGITQGLMWREFGADGYLVNSFADTVAALHPMYALRAVGGALYLAGGLVMVWNVWATILGRLRTEAPMSDAAFDPAKDRPIVAVPAE; the protein is encoded by the coding sequence ATGGATACTGTCGTAGCGCGAACCGGGTTCTGGTTCGTGGTCATCCTTCTAGCTATCGTCGCCGTGGCGCTCTCGCAGGACGCCGGATACGCCGCGCACATGACCATCGTCGCGCTGGCGGCGGGCGTGTGTCTGGTCGTGAGCATGACCAACGTCGACTACACTGCCGTCGCCAATGGCATCCTGCGCGTTCCGGCTGATCCTTCGCGCTATGACGACGATCCGATCCGCTGGGGCGTTATCGCCACGGTGTTCTGGGGTATCGTCGGCTTCCTCGCCGGGGTCTTCATCGCCCTGCAGCTCGCCTATCCGCAGCTGAACTTCGAACCCTACCTCAACTTCGGGCGCGTCCGTCCGTTGCACACCTCGGCGGTGATCTTCGCGTTTGGCGGCAATGCCCTGATCGCGACCAGTTTCTACGTCGTGCAGCGCACCTGCCGTGCGCGGCTGGCGTTCCCGCAGCTCGCCCGGTTCGTGTTCTGGGGATACCAGTTGTTCATCGTGCTCGCCGCGAGCGGTTATTTGCTCGGCGTCACGCAATCGAAGGAATACGCCGAGCCCGAATGGTACGTCGACTGGTGGCTGACGATCGTCTGGCTCGCCTATCTGGCGGTGTTCGTCGGCACGATCATCAAGCGGTCGGAACCGCACATCTACGTCGCCAACTGGTTCTATCTCGCGTTCATCATCACGGTGGCGATGCTGCATGTCGTGAACAATCTCGACATGCCGGTGAGCCTGCTGGGGTCGAAGAGCTATCCGTTGTTTGCCGGCGTGCAGGGCGCGCTGGTGCAGTGGTGGTACGGCCACAATGCGGTCGGCTTCTTCCTCACCGCCGGGTTCCTGGCGATGATGTACTACTTCGTGCCCAAGCAGGCCGAGCGGCCGATCTACAGCTATCGCCTGTCGATCATCCACTTCTGGAGCCTGATCTTCCTCTACATCTGGGCCGGTCCGCACCACCTGCACTACACCGCGCTGCCCGACTGGGCGCAGACGCTGGGCATGGTGTTCTCGATCATGCTGTGGATGCCGAGCTGGGGCGGCATGATCAACGGACTGATGACGCTCAACGGCGCGTGGGACAAGATCCGCACCGATCCGATCATCCGCATGATGGTGATGTCGCTGGCCTTCTACGGCATGAGCACGTTCGAAGGGCCGCTGATGTCGATCAAGAGCGTCAACTCGTTGTCGCACTACACCGACTGGACCATCGGCCACGTGCATTCGGGCGCGCTCGGCTGGAACGGCCTGATTACCTTCGCTGCGGTCTATTACCTGGTGCCGCGGCTGTGGGGGCGTGAGCGGCTTTACAGCCTGCGCATGGTCAACTGGCACTTCTGGCTCGCGACCATGGGGATCGTCTTCTACGCCGGGAGCATGTGGGTGGCCGGGATCACCCAGGGCCTGATGTGGCGTGAGTTCGGGGCTGACGGCTACCTCGTCAACAGCTTCGCCGATACCGTTGCGGCGCTTCATCCGATGTACGCGCTGCGGGCGGTGGGCGGGGCGCTGTACCTCGCGGGCGGCCTGGTCATGGTGTGGAATGTGTGGGCCACGATCCTCGGCCGTCTGCGGACCGAGGCTCCGATGAGCGACGCCGCCTTCGATCCCGCCAAGGATCGCCCGATCGTCGCAGTCCCGGCCGAATAG
- a CDS encoding DUF6990 domain-containing protein — MTNKDVTKILKELGWLALTDEVGDRYATIKLIDRNINFIYGIKNTSNYQKIESSLSVYTDIFSYTCVYIHGDSNGACPLVVARSGIDIRAPEILEEHVRQASNEAIAWASAQDLDKALQEHAELPTNAPGNRPIRHLAALAILGNVPRLKYYQASFAAGNRLGFVPYITKDYVDRAVALAEKYSDHASTVPE; from the coding sequence ATGACAAATAAAGACGTCACGAAAATTTTAAAAGAGCTCGGATGGCTGGCATTAACTGATGAAGTTGGAGATCGGTATGCTACTATAAAATTGATTGATAGAAATATCAATTTTATATACGGCATCAAAAATACAAGTAATTATCAAAAGATTGAATCATCACTTTCTGTTTATACTGACATTTTTTCTTATACGTGTGTTTATATACATGGGGATAGTAATGGGGCGTGCCCACTTGTGGTTGCGCGGAGTGGTATTGATATTCGTGCGCCAGAAATTCTCGAAGAGCACGTTCGTCAAGCTTCAAACGAAGCGATCGCATGGGCAAGCGCGCAGGATCTGGACAAGGCGCTTCAAGAGCATGCAGAGCTTCCGACTAACGCGCCCGGGAACAGGCCTATCCGCCACCTCGCAGCCTTGGCCATTTTGGGCAATGTCCCAAGGCTCAAATATTATCAGGCGAGCTTTGCGGCCGGCAACAGGCTTGGGTTTGTGCCCTACATAACCAAGGACTACGTTGATCGAGCTGTCGCACTGGCCGAGAAATATTCAGATCACGCCTCGACCGTTCCGGAGTGA
- a CDS encoding dihydrodipicolinate synthase family protein, whose product MSNLNPAAMAQQLGKGLLSFPVTHFDDGGRFAEGAYRAHCASMLEQELAGLFAAGGTGEFFSLAPDEVISVTSAAVEVAKGRVPVVLSGAVVGARVQASNGDRLALG is encoded by the coding sequence ATGTCGAACTTGAACCCCGCGGCGATGGCGCAACAGTTGGGCAAGGGGCTGCTGTCCTTTCCCGTAACCCATTTCGATGACGGAGGTCGCTTCGCCGAAGGGGCCTATCGTGCGCATTGCGCCTCCATGCTCGAGCAGGAACTGGCCGGCCTGTTTGCGGCGGGCGGCACGGGCGAGTTCTTCTCGCTCGCTCCTGACGAAGTGATCAGCGTCACATCTGCTGCAGTTGAAGTTGCCAAGGGAAGAGTGCCGGTGGTTCTGTCAGGCGCCGTAGTCGGAGCGCGAGTCCAGGCTTCCAATGGAGATCGGTTAGCATTGGGCTGA
- a CDS encoding NAD-dependent succinate-semialdehyde dehydrogenase translates to MPVLNPANGDVVASVRTYSETEIDEIIRKADAARHDWAAVTAKERSAILRAWFDLIILHREELAEICTRECGKPLAEARTEVDYAASFVEWYSEEAKRAYGETIPSFAVGKSIVVTKEPVGTCAAITPWNFPLAMITRKSAPALAAGCAIVIKPSEATPLSALALEALAVKAGIPTDVLRIVPSDDAPMVGKLFCTHPTVRKISFTGSTAIGKLLLEQAGSTVKRVSMELGGNAPFIVFGDADVDAAVDGAMIAKFRNAGQSCIGANRMLVQRDVHDLFVEKFVARVSALKVANGLEEGAQIGPLITDTAFKKVESLTDLALSQGASLAWGGSHHNAGAQFYTPTVLTGVAPDMDIARQEIFGPVASITSFQSEDEALRLANDTRYGLASYFYTRDIGRVARVMRELEYGMVAVNEGLLGTEVAPFGGIKESGLGREGSRHGMDEYLELKYGLIGGLGT, encoded by the coding sequence ATGCCAGTGCTGAACCCCGCCAACGGGGACGTGGTGGCGTCCGTGCGAACCTATTCCGAAACCGAGATCGATGAGATCATCCGCAAGGCGGACGCCGCTCGCCATGACTGGGCCGCGGTTACCGCCAAGGAGCGTTCAGCCATACTGCGGGCCTGGTTCGACCTCATCATCCTCCATCGCGAGGAACTGGCCGAAATCTGCACGCGCGAATGCGGCAAGCCCCTGGCTGAAGCGCGCACCGAAGTCGACTACGCCGCCAGCTTCGTCGAATGGTATTCGGAGGAGGCCAAACGCGCCTACGGGGAGACCATCCCCAGCTTTGCCGTCGGCAAGAGTATTGTCGTGACCAAGGAACCGGTCGGGACGTGCGCGGCCATCACGCCGTGGAACTTTCCGCTCGCCATGATCACTCGCAAATCCGCTCCGGCGCTTGCTGCAGGATGCGCGATAGTGATCAAGCCGTCCGAGGCGACGCCGCTGTCCGCGCTGGCGCTCGAAGCGCTGGCGGTGAAGGCGGGCATCCCGACCGATGTCCTCAGGATCGTGCCAAGCGACGACGCGCCCATGGTCGGGAAGCTGTTCTGCACGCACCCTACCGTCCGCAAGATCAGCTTCACCGGTTCCACCGCAATCGGCAAGCTTCTGCTGGAACAGGCGGGCAGCACGGTAAAGCGCGTCAGCATGGAACTTGGCGGTAACGCGCCCTTCATCGTGTTTGGGGATGCCGACGTCGATGCCGCGGTGGATGGTGCGATGATCGCCAAGTTCCGCAATGCCGGGCAGTCGTGCATCGGCGCCAACCGCATGCTGGTGCAGCGAGACGTGCACGATCTCTTCGTGGAGAAGTTCGTGGCACGCGTCAGCGCCCTTAAGGTCGCAAACGGCCTCGAAGAAGGCGCGCAGATCGGCCCACTGATTACCGACACGGCCTTCAAGAAGGTGGAGTCGCTGACCGACCTCGCGCTCTCGCAAGGCGCTTCGCTCGCATGGGGGGGGAGCCACCACAATGCCGGCGCACAGTTTTACACGCCCACGGTCCTGACCGGCGTAGCGCCGGACATGGATATCGCGCGGCAGGAAATATTCGGCCCGGTTGCCTCGATAACGTCCTTCCAGAGCGAAGATGAGGCGCTGCGTCTCGCCAATGATACGCGCTACGGCTTGGCGTCTTACTTCTACACCCGTGATATCGGTCGCGTGGCCCGCGTGATGCGCGAGCTGGAGTACGGGATGGTGGCCGTGAACGAGGGCCTGCTTGGCACCGAGGTCGCGCCTTTCGGCGGCATCAAGGAATCGGGTCTCGGTCGCGAAGGTTCGCGACACGGGATGGATGAGTACCTTGAACTGAAATACGGATTGATCGGCGGGCTTGGTACCTGA
- a CDS encoding glycosyltransferase family 2 protein, with protein MDDLANDAVLSVVIPNHNYGEFIGAAIASINAQTYGPIELIVVDDASTDNSVEVIEEALAAAGNVRSKRLIVLERNVGKLGALNRALEHVTGRYFIILDSDDILLPDYAARTIAELERAREDDETIAFIYTDCMLISRTGQELDRGKSTAWDKALLERYSFVPEPATCLAAPVFEAAPYDSAIRKGTKHHKWKKIVADGWNGRHLAEPLFCYRMHQGNLSGIGKRVIDEVERGERGERILSGYWPLQSTGH; from the coding sequence TTGGACGACCTCGCAAATGATGCCGTGCTCAGTGTGGTCATCCCCAACCACAACTATGGGGAATTCATAGGTGCGGCGATCGCATCGATCAATGCGCAGACCTATGGCCCAATCGAACTGATCGTCGTTGATGACGCCAGCACGGACAATTCCGTCGAGGTAATCGAGGAAGCGTTGGCCGCTGCAGGCAACGTCCGTTCCAAGCGACTGATCGTTCTGGAGCGGAACGTCGGCAAGCTAGGCGCGCTCAACCGCGCCTTGGAGCATGTCACCGGCCGCTATTTCATCATCCTCGACAGCGATGACATTCTCCTGCCGGATTATGCAGCGCGGACCATTGCCGAGCTGGAGCGGGCGCGAGAGGACGACGAGACAATCGCGTTTATCTACACCGATTGCATGCTGATCTCGCGGACGGGCCAGGAACTCGATCGCGGCAAGTCCACCGCCTGGGACAAGGCATTGCTGGAGCGATATTCGTTCGTCCCCGAACCCGCGACTTGCCTTGCCGCTCCGGTCTTTGAAGCAGCGCCTTACGACTCTGCAATCCGCAAGGGCACCAAGCACCACAAGTGGAAGAAGATCGTCGCCGATGGCTGGAACGGTCGTCATCTGGCCGAGCCGTTGTTCTGCTACCGCATGCATCAGGGCAATCTGTCCGGCATCGGCAAGCGCGTGATCGATGAGGTCGAACGCGGCGAACGGGGCGAACGCATCCTTTCCGGCTACTGGCCGCTTCAATCGACAGGACACTGA